The following proteins are encoded in a genomic region of Sneathiella marina:
- the bamA gene encoding outer membrane protein assembly factor BamA, which translates to MILLIALFALTTLTVAATTGKVTHAQSSSIISEIRINGNQRIEDSTVKSYLLVTEGNPYDRGRVDKSLKSLFNTGLFADVSIRQEGSVLIVDVVENPIINRLAFEGNRSLEDDVLSAEIQLRPRIVYTRARVQNDVQRLITVYRRSGRFAATVEPKVILLPENRVDLVFEINEGEQTGIKKIRFLGNKIYSDSKLLSQISTEETRWYNFLSDSDTYDPDRLTFDRELLRKYYLSKGYADFRVVSAIAELTPDRDGFFITFAVEEGPRYDFGKIEIKSEIKDIQPEILMEFVTTIEGESYNADKIETSVQKLSFELGKLGYAFVNVRPQVSRNREALTIGLVYEIRKSPRVYVEKINITGNVRTLDYVIRREFELAEGDAFNTALLQKSRSRIRGLNFFEKAEVSQEEGSAPDKTIINVDVQEKSTGELSVGAGFSTTDSVSADLQIRERNLLGKGQDLRLGISFGASSQQIDLGFTEPYFLDRDLSAGFDIFSTKRDLQDESGYDLERLGLILRTGFPIKENIRGNISYSLVNEKIDNLTGGASTVIRKSEGEYLISSIGYDITISDLDDTLFPTTGSKWVFGNRLSGLGGDVRSLETTASYIRFFPVYENDVVFSTGVSGGHIVGLGEDVIILQRFNAGGRNFRGFENRGIGPRDLASSDALGGNIYVIGSAELRFPLGLPQEYGVLGRTFVDVGTLTGIDDNDPGIADSGSIRASAGFGLNWVSPFGPIQINIAYPFLKEEYDKDEIFALDFGTRF; encoded by the coding sequence GTGATCTTATTAATTGCGCTGTTTGCGTTGACGACGTTGACGGTTGCAGCAACAACGGGAAAAGTGACGCACGCTCAATCGTCTTCTATCATCTCTGAAATTCGTATAAATGGTAACCAGCGAATAGAAGACAGCACCGTGAAGTCCTATCTTTTAGTGACAGAAGGAAACCCTTATGACCGGGGGCGTGTGGATAAGTCCTTAAAGTCTCTGTTTAATACTGGCTTGTTTGCTGATGTCTCCATTCGGCAAGAAGGCTCGGTATTGATTGTGGATGTTGTTGAAAACCCCATTATTAATCGTCTGGCGTTCGAGGGAAACCGAAGTCTTGAAGACGATGTGCTTTCTGCGGAAATCCAGCTTAGGCCACGTATAGTATATACCCGCGCGCGCGTCCAAAATGATGTTCAGCGACTTATCACGGTATATCGTCGGAGCGGTCGATTTGCAGCGACAGTTGAGCCAAAAGTGATTTTACTTCCGGAAAATCGCGTTGATTTGGTTTTTGAGATAAATGAAGGGGAACAGACGGGCATTAAGAAAATACGGTTCCTGGGTAACAAGATTTATAGCGATAGCAAACTTCTAAGTCAGATTTCGACGGAAGAAACACGCTGGTATAATTTTCTTTCAGATTCCGATACGTATGACCCTGATCGCTTGACTTTTGATAGGGAGTTGCTCCGGAAATATTATCTGTCGAAAGGATATGCAGATTTTAGAGTTGTTTCTGCTATTGCCGAACTTACTCCTGATCGGGATGGATTCTTCATTACTTTCGCGGTTGAAGAGGGCCCTAGATATGATTTTGGCAAAATTGAAATCAAATCTGAAATCAAGGACATACAGCCGGAAATTTTGATGGAGTTTGTCACAACCATTGAAGGCGAGTCTTACAATGCCGACAAAATTGAAACCAGTGTCCAGAAACTCAGTTTTGAACTCGGAAAACTTGGTTATGCCTTTGTAAATGTACGTCCACAGGTTTCGCGCAATCGAGAAGCGCTAACAATTGGACTTGTGTATGAAATTCGAAAAAGCCCGCGTGTTTACGTCGAAAAAATAAACATCACAGGCAATGTACGTACTCTTGACTATGTTATTCGTCGGGAGTTTGAACTGGCGGAAGGGGATGCCTTTAACACAGCTTTGTTGCAAAAGTCGCGTTCGCGCATTCGAGGCTTGAATTTCTTTGAAAAAGCGGAAGTTTCGCAAGAAGAAGGGTCCGCGCCAGACAAGACCATCATTAATGTAGATGTTCAGGAAAAATCGACAGGTGAGCTTAGTGTTGGTGCGGGTTTCTCGACCACGGATTCCGTCTCTGCTGATTTGCAAATTCGCGAGCGAAACTTGCTAGGTAAAGGTCAGGATTTGCGACTGGGTATTTCGTTCGGCGCCTCCAGTCAACAAATTGACCTTGGGTTTACAGAACCCTATTTTCTTGATCGTGATTTAAGCGCGGGATTCGATATATTCAGTACTAAGCGAGATCTACAGGATGAAAGTGGCTATGATCTTGAAAGGCTTGGACTCATCCTGCGCACAGGTTTTCCAATAAAAGAAAATATTCGAGGTAATATCAGTTACAGCCTGGTAAATGAGAAAATTGATAATTTGACCGGCGGAGCATCGACTGTAATTCGAAAATCAGAAGGTGAATATCTTATCTCCTCCATCGGGTATGATATAACAATAAGTGATTTGGATGATACATTGTTTCCAACGACTGGTAGCAAGTGGGTATTCGGCAATAGGCTTTCTGGACTCGGTGGGGATGTACGTTCACTCGAGACAACGGCAAGTTACATACGATTTTTCCCGGTCTATGAAAATGATGTCGTATTTAGCACTGGGGTGAGTGGTGGCCACATTGTAGGCTTGGGTGAAGACGTTATAATTTTGCAGCGATTTAACGCCGGTGGACGAAATTTTAGAGGGTTTGAAAACCGCGGTATTGGACCTCGTGATTTAGCAAGTAGTGATGCCCTCGGAGGAAATATATATGTCATCGGGTCAGCAGAGCTTCGCTTTCCGCTCGGTCTCCCACAGGAATATGGTGTTTTAGGTAGAACTTTTGTTGATGTGGGAACGTTAACCGGAATCGATGATAATGACCCAGGAATTGCGGACAGTGGGAGCATCCGCGCTTCGGCCGGCTTTGGCCTGAACTGGGTATCACCTTTCGGTCCGATTCAAATTAATATTGCCTATCCATTCCTGAAAGAAGAGTATGATAAAGACGAAATTTTCGCACTTGATTTTGGAACTCGGTTTTAG
- the rseP gene encoding RIP metalloprotease RseP, with product MNFIIDNWIYIPAFVVVITVLVFVHEYGHYKIARICGVKVDEFSIGFGPEIFGRVDKNGCRWKVGYIPFGGYVKFHGDAGVASNAASDVEEISEEEKNVSFHHKPLYQRAAVVIAGPAANFLFAIAALAILFMALGQAQTPPVAGEIVPDSAAAAAGMEPGDRVISVDGVEIDSFEQLRRTVVIGLDEPLQMKIDRDGTIIPIPITPKIVLQTDADGNVQKIGQLGIKSTGREFVRHGPISALVSAVDQTLFITTATFKGVGQMISGTRDVAELSGPLGILKMSGDAAKRGEDITDKALSLFNFMIFVSISLGLINLFPIPMLDGGHLVFYIYEAIVGKPMNPKAMDYSFRIGLSLVLMLMVFATWNDINKPWVKDFFTGLFS from the coding sequence ATGAATTTCATCATTGATAATTGGATTTATATTCCGGCCTTTGTTGTCGTGATAACAGTTCTCGTTTTCGTTCATGAATATGGCCATTATAAAATTGCGCGCATTTGCGGCGTCAAAGTAGACGAATTTTCGATCGGTTTTGGCCCTGAAATATTTGGCAGAGTTGATAAAAATGGATGTCGCTGGAAGGTTGGCTACATCCCGTTTGGTGGGTATGTCAAATTTCATGGTGATGCGGGTGTTGCAAGCAACGCCGCATCTGATGTTGAAGAAATTTCTGAAGAAGAAAAGAATGTAAGTTTTCACCATAAGCCACTCTATCAAAGGGCCGCTGTTGTAATCGCCGGACCTGCCGCGAATTTTCTTTTCGCTATCGCCGCTCTTGCAATTCTCTTTATGGCTTTAGGTCAGGCCCAAACGCCGCCCGTTGCCGGCGAAATCGTACCAGATAGCGCAGCAGCAGCAGCAGGTATGGAGCCCGGTGATAGAGTAATTTCTGTTGATGGAGTCGAAATTGACAGCTTCGAACAGCTTCGACGCACGGTTGTCATTGGATTGGATGAACCACTACAGATGAAGATTGATCGTGACGGCACAATTATTCCGATCCCGATTACGCCTAAAATTGTGTTGCAGACAGATGCAGATGGAAATGTTCAGAAAATCGGACAGCTTGGAATTAAATCCACGGGACGCGAATTTGTAAGGCATGGTCCAATAAGTGCGCTTGTCAGTGCGGTTGATCAAACCTTGTTTATTACGACGGCGACATTCAAGGGTGTCGGTCAGATGATTAGCGGGACACGGGACGTTGCTGAACTTAGTGGACCATTGGGCATTCTCAAAATGTCTGGCGATGCCGCAAAACGTGGTGAAGACATTACAGATAAAGCGCTATCTCTTTTTAACTTCATGATTTTTGTTTCCATCAGCCTTGGGCTGATTAATTTGTTCCCGATTCCCATGTTGGATGGTGGTCATTTGGTTTTCTACATTTATGAAGCGATTGTAGGGAAGCCAATGAATCCGAAAGCCATGGATTATAGCTTCAGGATTGGCTTGTCACTCGTGCTAATGCTGATGGTTTTTGCGACCTGGAATGATATTAACAAACCTTGGGTAAAAGATTTTTTCACCGGCCTGTTTTCCTAG
- the dxr gene encoding 1-deoxy-D-xylulose-5-phosphate reductoisomerase, producing MISSMSAKEFSRKPKNGPRRVSIFGSTGSVGINTLELISDSIEEFQVEVLTANENVSLLAEQARAVGAKLAVVANEAYYGQLKDLLDDTEIEIAAGQDALTLAGSREVDWVMAAIVGAAGLAPTLAAIQTGAIIALANKESLVCGGALVLDNVRKYGATLLPVDSEHNAIFQVLDFNQLNNVSRLILTASGGPFLDLDYEEMRLVSREQALAHPNWDMGAKISIDSATMMNKGLELIEAAHLFPIPPDQIDILVHPQSIIHSMVEYKDGSVLSQMGSPDMKTPISYTLGWPDRHPFTADRLDLAKIGSLTFLNPDPIRFPALNLARNALKTGKSAPTILNAANELAVEGFLEGKLGFLDICSVVEETLQQSKIIELNSIEEIIDADRSGRALARSIVKQFA from the coding sequence ATGATCTCAAGTATGAGTGCCAAGGAATTCTCTCGAAAGCCAAAAAATGGGCCTCGGCGTGTAAGTATATTTGGCTCGACAGGGTCCGTAGGGATTAACACACTTGAATTAATATCGGATTCTATTGAAGAATTTCAGGTGGAAGTACTTACCGCGAATGAAAACGTTTCCTTACTAGCAGAGCAAGCAAGAGCAGTGGGAGCAAAATTAGCAGTCGTTGCTAACGAAGCTTACTATGGGCAATTGAAAGATCTGCTGGACGACACTGAGATTGAAATTGCGGCGGGACAAGATGCACTAACTTTGGCTGGGTCCAGAGAAGTGGACTGGGTAATGGCCGCCATCGTTGGTGCCGCAGGGCTGGCGCCGACCTTAGCTGCTATTCAAACAGGAGCCATTATCGCGCTTGCAAATAAGGAATCATTGGTTTGCGGTGGTGCGCTTGTTCTGGATAATGTTAGAAAATATGGAGCGACACTCCTACCTGTAGATAGTGAACATAACGCGATATTCCAGGTTCTTGATTTTAATCAACTCAATAATGTCAGTCGGCTAATTTTGACTGCTTCTGGCGGTCCTTTTCTCGATCTCGATTATGAAGAGATGAGGCTTGTTTCCCGGGAACAGGCTCTGGCACATCCAAATTGGGATATGGGAGCGAAAATTTCAATTGATAGCGCTACGATGATGAACAAAGGTCTTGAGCTCATAGAGGCTGCCCATTTATTTCCCATTCCGCCAGATCAGATTGACATATTGGTGCACCCTCAATCAATTATCCATAGCATGGTAGAATATAAAGATGGATCCGTTTTGTCTCAAATGGGCTCACCCGATATGAAGACACCAATCTCTTACACTTTAGGTTGGCCGGACCGCCATCCATTCACAGCAGATCGGCTAGATCTCGCAAAAATAGGGTCTTTAACTTTTCTTAATCCAGATCCAATAAGATTTCCAGCATTGAATCTGGCAAGAAATGCGTTGAAAACTGGAAAATCTGCACCAACGATACTAAATGCAGCTAACGAGTTAGCAGTAGAGGGGTTTCTTGAGGGAAAACTTGGGTTTTTGGATATTTGTTCCGTGGTCGAAGAAACTTTGCAACAAAGTAAGATTATTGAGCTTAATTCCATTGAAGAAATAATTGACGCTGATCGATCAGGCAGGGCACTGGCGCGCTCGATTGTCAAACAATTTGCGTAA
- a CDS encoding phosphatidate cytidylyltransferase, whose amino-acid sequence MPDSRYSSLQLRVMSACVLAPIAIGALYFGGLYFAVFLGLASIAMSYEWCMASISARQVLFTIVMVITVLVSLWFSYYSALSQAITALICGAAVMALMGSVFKQGADLIWLSLGPFCIGLPVASLLIIRNEPDVGFALAMTLFFVIWATDIGAYFSGKTIGGPKIAPSISPNKTWAGLFGGMIAAMITAYGMVYFLINAEIAPFGILLLGGASAILAQAGDFSESAWKRKFGIKDASNLIPGHGGVLDRLDGVLFVAPGLMILLLLTSGN is encoded by the coding sequence GTGCCCGATAGCAGATATTCTTCATTGCAGCTGCGGGTGATGTCTGCGTGTGTTCTGGCGCCAATTGCAATTGGCGCTCTTTACTTTGGTGGATTATATTTTGCTGTTTTTCTAGGATTGGCGTCGATTGCCATGAGCTATGAGTGGTGCATGGCATCAATATCAGCACGGCAGGTTCTTTTTACTATTGTAATGGTCATAACGGTGTTGGTGTCACTCTGGTTCTCCTACTATTCCGCTTTATCTCAAGCGATTACGGCACTTATTTGCGGTGCGGCTGTAATGGCGCTTATGGGGTCAGTATTCAAACAAGGTGCAGATCTGATATGGCTCTCTTTAGGCCCTTTTTGTATTGGCCTGCCGGTGGCGTCACTTCTAATCATACGTAATGAACCAGATGTGGGCTTTGCGCTTGCAATGACATTGTTTTTTGTTATTTGGGCAACTGATATTGGAGCCTACTTTTCTGGAAAAACCATTGGTGGTCCGAAAATCGCGCCTTCGATCAGCCCTAATAAAACTTGGGCGGGCCTCTTCGGCGGAATGATAGCGGCCATGATAACGGCCTACGGAATGGTGTATTTCTTGATTAATGCCGAAATTGCCCCATTTGGAATATTATTACTTGGAGGCGCTTCCGCTATTCTTGCCCAAGCCGGAGATTTTTCCGAGTCAGCGTGGAAAAGGAAATTTGGGATAAAGGATGCGAGCAACTTAATTCCAGGCCATGGCGGCGTTCTCGATCGGCTGGATGGTGTTTTGTTCGTTGCGCCTGGCCTGATGATATTGTTGCTTCTTACGAGTGGAAATTAA
- a CDS encoding isoprenyl transferase, giving the protein MDAATTQQIADPKVPTHVAIIMDGNGRWAKKRALGRLKGHEKGAEAVREALKGCKDLGIQYLTLFAFSSENWSRPPEEISHLMGLFRYFFKKELKTLLETGIRVKFIGNIQKLPEDIQQLANQVVEDSKLNTELVLTIALSYGSQSEIAAAVRKISERVEAGELKPADVTEDLIHQNLDTADTPDPDLLIRTSGEKRLSNFLLWQSAYTELIFLDVLWPDFTRSDLEDAVAEYAGRCRRFGAL; this is encoded by the coding sequence ATGGACGCCGCAACCACCCAACAAATAGCCGACCCCAAGGTTCCGACTCACGTTGCCATTATCATGGATGGCAATGGGCGATGGGCGAAAAAAAGAGCACTTGGTCGGTTAAAAGGCCACGAAAAAGGTGCGGAAGCTGTTCGTGAAGCCCTGAAAGGCTGCAAGGATCTCGGGATACAATACCTTACTCTATTTGCATTCTCTTCAGAGAACTGGAGCAGGCCTCCCGAAGAAATAAGCCATTTGATGGGGCTGTTTCGGTATTTTTTCAAAAAAGAATTAAAGACGCTGCTGGAAACCGGTATTCGTGTAAAATTTATCGGTAATATTCAAAAATTACCCGAAGATATTCAACAACTTGCTAACCAGGTTGTGGAAGATAGCAAGTTGAATACAGAGCTTGTCCTAACAATCGCTCTGAGTTACGGCAGCCAGTCTGAGATAGCCGCCGCTGTTCGGAAAATTTCTGAAAGAGTGGAGGCGGGCGAGTTGAAGCCTGCCGACGTTACGGAAGATCTGATCCATCAAAATCTGGATACAGCTGATACTCCTGATCCAGATTTGCTCATTCGGACAAGCGGTGAGAAAAGACTGAGTAACTTTTTATTGTGGCAGAGTGCTTATACTGAGTTGATATTCCTCGATGTGCTATGGCCGGATTTTACGCGAAGTGATCTTGAAGACGCTGTCGCCGAATATGCAGGCCGCTGTCGTCGTTTCGGGGCGCTGTAG
- the frr gene encoding ribosome recycling factor, whose protein sequence is MAAANMKDLEKRMQGALDALKHEFAGLRTGRAHVSLLDSVMVESYGAQMPIIQIATVSAPEPRSLSVQVWDKSNVKAAEKGIRNAGLGLNPVVDGTTVRVPIPELTEERRADLAKVAGTYSENAKIAIRNVRRHGMDDAKKAEKDGEVSKDELKKSEDEIQKLTDDYVASADSLLSEKQAEIMQV, encoded by the coding sequence ATGGCCGCTGCAAATATGAAAGATTTGGAAAAACGCATGCAAGGTGCGTTAGACGCGTTAAAGCATGAATTTGCAGGCCTGCGAACGGGCCGCGCCCATGTGAGCTTGCTTGATTCCGTGATGGTCGAAAGCTATGGCGCGCAAATGCCAATTATTCAAATTGCTACTGTTAGTGCCCCAGAACCTCGCTCGTTATCGGTTCAGGTTTGGGATAAATCGAACGTAAAAGCCGCTGAAAAAGGCATTCGAAATGCAGGGCTTGGCTTGAACCCGGTAGTGGATGGTACAACGGTGCGTGTCCCCATTCCCGAACTCACCGAAGAAAGGCGTGCGGATTTGGCTAAAGTTGCCGGTACTTACTCGGAAAACGCAAAAATTGCTATTAGAAACGTTCGTCGTCACGGCATGGATGATGCGAAAAAAGCGGAAAAAGATGGGGAAGTTTCTAAGGACGAACTTAAAAAATCCGAAGACGAAATCCAAAAACTAACTGACGACTATGTCGCCTCTGCAGATAGCCTGCTCAGCGAAAAACAAGCGGAAATTATGCAGGTCTGA
- the pyrH gene encoding UMP kinase yields MSNTPQYRRVLLKCSGEALLGNQQYGIDVETVTRIAADIKEAHDMGVEVCVVVGGGNIFRGVSGTAQGMDRSSADYMGMMATVMNALALQNAIEQQGMDSRVLSAIPMSAVCEPYIRRRAERHLEKGRVVIFAAGTGNPYFTTDTAAALRAAEMKCNALLKGTNVDGVYDKDPQKHEDAKRYETLSHLEVLAQDLKVMDAAAISLARENAIPILVFSIQEEGSFARVLKKEGCFTEVI; encoded by the coding sequence ATGTCGAACACACCTCAGTATCGCCGGGTTTTGCTAAAATGTTCAGGAGAAGCGCTTTTAGGAAATCAGCAATACGGGATTGATGTAGAGACAGTTACACGGATTGCTGCAGATATAAAAGAAGCCCATGATATGGGTGTGGAGGTTTGTGTCGTAGTCGGGGGTGGTAATATCTTTCGCGGTGTGTCCGGTACAGCACAAGGTATGGATCGCTCAAGTGCCGACTACATGGGAATGATGGCGACGGTAATGAATGCTCTTGCGCTGCAAAATGCTATTGAACAGCAAGGCATGGATAGCCGGGTACTTTCAGCTATTCCTATGTCCGCTGTCTGCGAACCTTACATCCGTAGACGGGCAGAACGGCACCTCGAAAAAGGACGTGTTGTTATCTTTGCAGCTGGTACGGGAAACCCTTATTTCACAACGGACACTGCGGCGGCACTTCGCGCGGCCGAGATGAAATGCAATGCATTGCTAAAGGGGACAAATGTTGATGGTGTATATGACAAAGACCCGCAAAAACATGAAGATGCGAAAAGGTATGAGACACTTTCTCATCTTGAAGTTCTCGCGCAGGATCTTAAGGTAATGGACGCCGCTGCAATTTCGCTCGCCCGGGAAAATGCTATTCCTATTCTGGTTTTTTCCATTCAGGAAGAGGGATCTTTTGCGCGGGTCTTGAAAAAAGAAGGTTGTTTCACTGAAGTGATCTAA
- the tsf gene encoding translation elongation factor Ts, whose amino-acid sequence MAAITAGLVKELRIKSGAGMMDCKKALTETDGDVDAAIDWLRTKGLATAAKKSGRVAAEGLVAVVSSGASGAVVEVNAETDFVGRNEDFQSLVTNIAQVAADTGSDIDAIKAANYPGSSNTVEEKLTSAISTIGENMNLRRAERLSVESGIVASYVHNSVADGLGKIGILVALESAGDSAALAVLGKQIAMHVAATSPQSISVNDLDPAAVERERAVLSQQARESGKPEEIIGKMVEGRLSKFYKDVVLLEQTFVVDGENSVKAAIDLVAKEIGSPIEVAGMVRYSVGEGIEKEETDFAAEVAAAVS is encoded by the coding sequence ATGGCTGCTATTACAGCTGGACTAGTGAAAGAACTCCGCATCAAGTCAGGTGCGGGCATGATGGATTGTAAAAAAGCACTGACTGAAACAGACGGCGATGTTGATGCTGCCATTGATTGGCTACGGACCAAAGGTCTGGCAACGGCTGCCAAGAAATCTGGCCGCGTCGCGGCTGAAGGGCTTGTCGCGGTTGTCTCCAGCGGAGCATCAGGCGCTGTAGTTGAAGTGAATGCAGAAACAGACTTTGTTGGCCGGAATGAGGACTTTCAGAGCCTTGTTACGAATATTGCACAAGTAGCTGCTGATACCGGAAGCGACATCGATGCGATTAAAGCTGCGAATTACCCAGGATCTTCAAACACTGTTGAAGAAAAACTGACATCTGCCATCTCAACAATTGGCGAAAACATGAATCTGCGCCGTGCAGAAAGGCTTTCTGTCGAAAGCGGTATTGTGGCGTCTTATGTGCACAATTCAGTTGCGGACGGATTAGGGAAAATCGGTATTTTGGTGGCCCTGGAAAGTGCTGGCGATTCGGCAGCTCTTGCGGTGCTGGGAAAACAGATAGCCATGCATGTAGCGGCAACAAGCCCGCAGTCAATCAGTGTTAATGACCTTGACCCGGCAGCTGTTGAGCGTGAGCGGGCTGTGCTATCTCAACAGGCACGGGAATCAGGAAAGCCGGAAGAAATTATCGGCAAAATGGTTGAAGGCCGTTTGAGCAAATTCTACAAAGACGTTGTTCTTCTGGAACAGACTTTTGTCGTTGATGGCGAAAATTCTGTGAAAGCAGCAATTGATCTTGTCGCCAAGGAAATTGGTAGCCCGATCGAAGTTGCCGGAATGGTTCGCTACTCTGTGGGCGAAGGCATTGAGAAGGAAGAAACTGATTTTGCAGCAGAAGTGGCCGCAGCAGTCAGCTAA
- the rpsB gene encoding 30S ribosomal protein S2, protein MALPTFTMRQLLEAGVHFGHQSRRWNPKMGPYIFGSRNKIHILDLQQTVPLLYQALKVVRDTVAGGGRVLFVGTKRQASEIVADSAKQCAQFYVNHRWLGGMLTNWKTVSNSIKQLRKLEEQLSGDASGLTKKEILRMTRQRDKLERALGGIKEMGGLPNVIVVIDTNKEELAVQEANKLGIPVIGILDSNSNPDGITYPIPGNDDALRAINLYCDLFKQAVIDGISVEMADQGEDLGAAETPIMEEEIPAEEAATEEVAAEEVVVAAAEETEAVETDAKAS, encoded by the coding sequence ATGGCTCTGCCTACTTTTACTATGCGTCAGCTTTTGGAAGCTGGTGTACATTTTGGTCACCAATCCCGTCGCTGGAATCCGAAAATGGGTCCCTATATTTTCGGGTCTCGTAATAAAATCCACATTCTCGATTTGCAGCAAACAGTCCCCTTGTTGTATCAGGCGCTTAAAGTCGTTCGTGATACGGTTGCTGGCGGCGGCCGTGTGTTGTTTGTTGGTACGAAACGCCAGGCATCAGAAATTGTTGCAGACAGCGCAAAACAATGCGCCCAGTTCTATGTCAATCACCGCTGGCTCGGCGGCATGTTGACCAACTGGAAAACTGTTTCAAACTCAATCAAACAGCTTCGGAAGCTGGAAGAGCAGCTCTCTGGCGACGCCAGTGGGTTGACCAAAAAAGAAATCCTGAGGATGACACGTCAGCGCGACAAACTTGAACGCGCGTTGGGTGGTATTAAGGAAATGGGCGGCTTGCCGAATGTTATCGTCGTGATCGATACCAATAAGGAAGAGCTCGCGGTTCAGGAAGCAAACAAACTCGGTATACCGGTAATTGGCATTCTGGATAGCAATTCAAATCCTGATGGCATTACGTACCCGATCCCGGGAAATGACGACGCTTTGCGGGCGATCAACTTGTACTGCGATCTGTTTAAGCAAGCTGTAATCGATGGAATTTCTGTCGAAATGGCTGATCAAGGTGAAGATCTTGGCGCTGCTGAGACACCGATCATGGAAGAAGAAATTCCGGCGGAAGAAGCTGCAACTGAAGAAGTGGCAGCGGAAGAAGTTGTTGTCGCGGCAGCCGAGGAAACGGAAGCCGTTGAAACGGACGCAAAAGCTTCCTAA